In Halosolutus amylolyticus, the genomic window CGCCGACTGACCGATCCCGGCGAGGAGTAGCGCTCCGATCGTCGGTGTCGTTCGATGTAACAGTGCGCTGGCCGGGATTTCGGTCGCTCACGGGTTCGCTTCTCGGACAGGGACTCGGCTAGTTCGAATTCAGGGCGTCTTCACGGCTCACGGATATTCACACTGCTACGCAGTGCTCGTGGAGTCGTTCGCCGTAGAAATGCGCTGGCTGGGATTTGAACCACGTCCAGACGTGCTCGCTACGCTGCGCGCAACTGGTCTGATTCGAATCCGAGAACGATTTTCACTGAACAGACGGCTCGCTTCGCTCGTCGTTGTAGTTCAGTGAAAATGCGCTGGCTGGGATTTGAACCCAGGTTGTGACCATGGCAAGGTCACGTGATACCACTACACTACCAGCGCCCTGCTTCGCACTTACACCTACACTGGGATGGATGTATAAGGGTTGCGAATCGTATCGGGCGTGGGGGTGCAGGGCGTACCACACGATCGATTCAGACGATGCTTTCGTATCCTGCGTTTCTGGGCACCAGGATCGTTCGAAATGTGATCATAACGCCGATCGGGTCCCGATCTTTCGAGTCGATCGCTCCTCGTTCGTTCCACCTGGGAGACGAGTGTGGCCAGTTTGACGCTAGGACAGATCGATCGCACCCGGCCCACTCCTAATATATCTGATACAAAACGGCTAGACAATCCCTGCGATCGTCTTCTCGGTGCCTTTCCCCGGTTTTAGACGTATCAGAGATTTCGATCGAACACACGTCTAACCAAGTGTGCTCGGGCGAGACAGCCTACGGTTTCTCGGGGGTTGAGCTACTGGTAGCGGCTTCGACTCGAGTGAGACACCTTCCAGAAACAATCACAATTTCTACATTATATGGCGGACGCTAAACGCACGCGATAGGACGCGTTTTCCAGTTAGCGACGATTTAGAACGAGTACACGCTGTCTACGATCTAGTTAGTGTAATTCTTACTATATTTCTTCTCGATTAGATCCGGGTACAGTCTGGTATGAAGAGAACAGATGGCAGGACGCGAGCGGCGGTGCTGGTGGCGTTTCTCCTCATCGCAGTAGTGGGGATAGGTATGATCACGCTGGCGGGCGTTACGGCTGACGTCCCGTTCACAGAGAGCGTATCTGACAGTAACACGGACTCCTCCACGGCCTCCGAAAGCGAAGGTACCGCGGACGAAGAGGCTACCTCGGCGAACGAAGAAAACTCGACGACGCCACCACTTACGCCAACTGAGTCCGACTCTGGTGCCTCCGAGACCGACCCTGATGCTACCGAGACCGACCCTGATGCCATCGAGACCGACTCTGATGCCTCCGAGACCGACCCTGAAGTCTCGGACGATCAAATCGAGAACGGGTCAGGGGTCAACTTCGTCCCAGCCGTTAGGGATCTTAGCATCTCAACAGAAGTGTTTGATGAGTCCAGCCCCGACGTCGAAGACGGGTACGTAACCCCAGGCGAACATAGACTACTTCGATTCGATATACTCACGTACAATGTGGGGGACGCAGACGCCGAATTGGGTAATCCTGAGGACAACCCTGATCAGTTCGTCCACTCTGACTCTCACGATCACGCGCATCTGGATGGGTTCAACAATTATACTCTGTTCGATGAATCGGGCAACGAGATGGGCGTGGGAAAGAAACAGCCATTTTGTTTGATGGATATCCAGCGAATGCCGTCCCGCCCAAACGCCAGTAGTAGTCCCCAGTTCGATTGCGACAATCAAGGGATCAGTGCCGGGTGGGCTGACGTGTACGACTCGTCTCTCCCCGGTCAGTATCTCGTTATTGACTCACTCCCTGACGGAAATTATACGCTTCAAGCCACGACGAACGCGGAAGGCACGATCGACGAGAATTGCTACGATGATAACTCCGTTCGGGTCGGCCTTCGTATCAGCGAGGATTCTGTTACGGTGACCGATGCCCCGGAAAGCCACTTAGTTAGAGCGTCCGATTGCTGAAAACGGCACTTCCCTTGTCGCTCTTGCGTGGTGTAGCGGAACCAGCCGAGTGTCGAACACGTCTCGGAGGACGGCATCCAC contains:
- a CDS encoding lysyl oxidase family protein; this encodes MKRTDGRTRAAVLVAFLLIAVVGIGMITLAGVTADVPFTESVSDSNTDSSTASESEGTADEEATSANEENSTTPPLTPTESDSGASETDPDATETDPDAIETDSDASETDPEVSDDQIENGSGVNFVPAVRDLSISTEVFDESSPDVEDGYVTPGEHRLLRFDILTYNVGDADAELGNPEDNPDQFVHSDSHDHAHLDGFNNYTLFDESGNEMGVGKKQPFCLMDIQRMPSRPNASSSPQFDCDNQGISAGWADVYDSSLPGQYLVIDSLPDGNYTLQATTNAEGTIDENCYDDNSVRVGLRISEDSVTVTDAPESHLVRASDC